In the genome of Plectropomus leopardus isolate mb chromosome 19, YSFRI_Pleo_2.0, whole genome shotgun sequence, the window AGCCGTGCTGCCCCTGTCCTTAGTCGCAGTGTCCACTCTGGCACACGTCCCGCTTCGACTGCCGCGTCCAAACTGAAGTCTGATCGCCCGCTCACCTCAGAGGAAATCTACGCCAGAGAGGACAAGTATGGAGCACACAACTACCACCCCCTGCCAGTGGCCTTAGAAAGAGGAGAGGGTGAGTCCAACGCATTAACGTGactactaaaaataaaagtgtgatGGTTAAAAAATCTCACTGTTTTGCCTATAATCAATGGAGGCTttcttaaacattaaaaaaaatcacatgaaataatTTGGGCAAGGAAACAAAGGGTTTGCATTTACTCCCATATAACCACAGGTGTGTTTTTAGGCGTAACAGGAGTTCACACAACCAGAGTGCCATCTCCTACTGTCTTCAAAAGTAAGGTGTGCCTGCACCTGTTGCACTGCTTGTTACAAGGAAGATTCAGCAAATTGGAAAAGCGAGCAGTTTTCTGATGATAGCGACACAGTAGGAGTGCagtaatgtcactgcagcaaatatAGTGGGGCATTTACgcgcaaaaaaataaaactgaagttatAAATTTGACAAAGGAAACATAACTTTTTATTCAATGAAGTTACACTGCTCTTTGTTCATAAATGCACACAAAGTCTCTCTTAATGGGAGATTAGACAGcggctctgctctgctctttgCTATGTTCACACtttagagaaaacaaaatgtatattttcctcattgatctttttctgtttctcctaCGTGCAGCCCatcaacatgtgtgtgtgtaacaataCAGTGTTAGCACATTTTGCACATGCCTATGTAAGAGCATCTGCACTATTGCCTTTCAAACAGGTTTTTGTTGATCAGTGGTGGAATAACTGACTGTTGCttccaaaaaaaagccacaatcCCAATGATGCGTGTAACAacacctcattttaagaccTGCACAGACAGGCCTACGCTAGCTGTGAAAACATGAGCTGCATCAGCCTTACACTAAACAATGACCTGCGTGCTGCACTGTGCGGTGCTTTGTGCAGGGCCCAAAATGTACGACaccattttttctgctttaaaaatcacatacGAATCATCACAGACATTTCCATAAAACGTTGTTTTCTTCTCTACTCCAGGCATCTACGTTTGGGATGTGGAGGGCAACCGGTATTATGACTTCCTGAGTGCTTACAGTGCAGTAAACCAGGGCCACTGCCACCCAAAGATCATAGCTGCGCTCACCGCCCAGGCCTCCAAACTCACGCTGACTTCCAGAGCGTTCTACAACAATGTGCTGGGAGCCTACGAGGAGTACATCACCGACCTGTTTGGCTATGACAAAGTTTTACCCATGAATACAGGTACTGCAAGGAAACACCTGAGGCAGATTGTATGAAAGAAGTTAGTATGattatgtgttatgtttttcttttgttacaaATTAGGTGTTGAAGGTGGTGAGACGGCGTGCAAGCTCGCTCGAAAGTGGGCTTACACTGTAAAGGGAGTACCCCAAAACCAGGCCAAAATCATTTTTGCAGGTGAGTCACCGTTAAGGCtgggtatcatttaaaaaaaattataccagTACCAATACCAGTATCCTTAAAGTGATAGGGATACCAATGGAGTGCTTCATCTGATTACTTCTTCTTTTACTGAATTCAGTAGTCACCATTTGAATAGAAGCATTCAGTTGCTTAAAATGCCACATCCCCATCCAATTTAGTTTTGcaccaatacatttttaaaaatgttcagactGTTAGAATATTTCTTAAACGACTGTACAAACAACTATTAAATTCAAGGCGCTCGGCCTCACCACATTACAGATTGTATGAGTTGTTGCTCTACAACGCTTGCTGTGATTGGGAGGTGAttgccaattttaaaaaacaaacaaacatacaaatcgCCTTTTTTCTGCATCTGGATACAAAAAGGATTAAATGCAGGTATCGTTTCACTGGATTATTTTTGATACTACTTGGTACTGCGTTATTTTAGTTAATATCTTAAAAGGTATCTAGCACCTGTACCCAGCTCTAATCACCATCTAATGAACTAAAAGATAAAATCACAATTATGAAGTGTGGCCCTTTTGTCACCGTAAGCAGTGTCTTTTTAGGAAAATTGGCACCAAAATCATGtagcttttttcctttcagGGAGCTTAAggtgtcaaaaaatatttctttatcaGTAAATTTCCACTTAAATGCACGGTCTAGTTAATTTTACCCTTTGGATAATACTACCAGATAACCAAACGCGCATTAAGCATGCACACCAAACCTCTCGACATATAAAATAAGGCGACCGAATTTTCTACATTATGTAAAGATGTAAACTCAGAACATTATAACAAAAATGCCGTTTCATTCACTCTTAGAGGGAAACTTCTGGGGCCGCACCTTGGCAGCGATCTCCAGCTCAACGGACCCCAGCAGTTACGAAGGTTTCGGCCCCTACATGCCAGGCTTTGAGCTTGTCCCGTACAACGACATTCCTGCTTTGGAGGTACAAGTTTTGATTTTATCTTTCCACTGCAGTATCTGTCATGTTTGTCTAAATTCCTTGGATTTGTTGAGAGACTACTACCGTTTTAGTTTCATGCAGTCACGAGCAGCTAATGCGTGAAAAAGCTTTGGTCCACGCAGCTGTTACAGTGCCTTGTAAAATGCCCAAATTATAGGGGGAAGTTTATGTACGTTTTAGTCACTGCACACCAAACTTCAGGCTCTTTCCGGGTTAACTAATGTGGGTTTGTTAGGAAACACCGATGTTAGCAGCTAAAGTTTCATCATACCTGCGTTCAGTGGCCATGTGCTGCAGGAAGGATCGAACATGTAGGAACTTGAGTTCTGCTGCCAAATTGCATCGCGGTCACAGTGTTTTTCCTGGCATGAATAACAAACAAAGGATACAGCAGAGGTCAGGGACGCTTCTGctgtgcattattttttttccattggagGCAAAGATTTGCCCTTTTTTCAGCCTTGTAGCTGGAGATCAATCACATTACTGACAATATTATCACATTTACAAAAGCTCCTGCTAGATTACATGCTTCGTGTATCAAATGAAACAtgtaacaaaacacatttaatcttTTTAGCCCAAACTATTATCTTTCCCTAGTCCAAACCAAGTCCGTTTTGTCCCTAAACCTATCCGGACTTAAATTACAGCATTGTCACACCATTACCAGCCAGACAAGAATATTATTTATCAACTCGCGAGAGGTGGTGTCATGTAACTAAGTAATACTACTTCTGTCCACCttcagttaaaaaacaatgattatTTCATAAGTTTCGCCAAAACGACCTGACTTAACACCCTCATTGGCTCTCACCGAATGGCTGACTGCAGCAGCATGTGTCTGCTGATAACGTGATCTTGGTAACTGCTGCCTTTATATGTAAACATTAGAACCTAATGATTGACCAAAGTAGCATTTCTGTATTGACAGACTTATCTTTACACAGATAAAAAATGTCTGactgaggcttttttttttccagaaagctCTACAGGACCCAAATGTTGCTGCTTTCATGGTGGAGCCCATCCAGGGGGAGGCCGGGGTTGTGGTGCCAGACCAGGGGTATCTGACCAAAATCAGAGAACTTTGCACCAAACACAACGTGAGTCTGGACAAATGAACATCAGAGGCACGAAAAGAACGTCACGAGTGATTCCTTAGCTATTGTAGGTGTGGATTAGGCATGTCAATGGTTAACGGCTGAAAATATTTGATAGTGATATGAGTATATTTGCCATCATTTCATCTAAATAACGGCCACAGTGAATATGCCTGAGGcacatttcatgctgtttttctcaACAGTGAGTGTCAAATAGCCAGTAGGCATTCCTGTGTGCTACTGAAGACTGAGCACAACAAATAAAGTGTGCTAATGCGTTTTCAAGCACTTGAGAAGAGGAAAGGCAGGTGGAGTGAAACTTAACTGCATTTAAAACTGCCATCTCCTAACACCACAGTGCGATGTGGTAACACTACTTCAGTTTGAAAATCATCAAGCTACTTTTTTGTATGTGGATGTACAGCAGAACTATCTAGAAACAACACTGCAGATATCATCCTGCCTGGAGGACAATCTTCACTTCCTATTTGCACAGCTTTTGGTGCTGTGTTTGGCCTAAACGGTACATATTATAATGTTTCTAAGgggttaaaaaacaatgaacacaaGGCAGGCAGCTGTACCTACTGACTGTCTAGTTAATTGCAGGAAAACTGCAGTTTAGGCTTAATTTTTAGACTTTTATATATGTTATCTGATTTGGTAGAAAAGCATTCGAAATAATCTCTGCTTCACAATGAGAGACGGGGTTTAAGTCAATTAAATAAAAGAGGGTCCTCAAATAAAATTGGGCAATTGATACTGTAGAAGGACGCAAATACTATTTATTATGccgctacatgaccagagaaaaaaaagagaaaaaacgtGGTTTtactcaagaggtagaaaataCCAGAATGCACCGTGCTATCCCAGACCAATGAACAGCTGGTTACAAAGAATCTGgcattacagttaaacagtaagctaaaacatgtttctgaaaacatttgaggcgagaaatatgcaactcagtaacaaaATCGGTTTATGTTTTATCAGCGTGGCAGCAttgtgcccacttcctgttcacaaactctcacacatacaaaagGGCATTAAAGTATTCTTCTGAAATAGGAAGcacaatgccatttttttgatttatatttcaTAAACACTGCCGAGTTTTACTGTTCAGTAGGATTTTGGTccaactgagagagagagagacagagagagagaggccaatACAA includes:
- the oat gene encoding ornithine aminotransferase, mitochondrial, encoding MKGMILQLSRNLSRAAPVLSRSVHSGTRPASTAASKLKSDRPLTSEEIYAREDKYGAHNYHPLPVALERGEGIYVWDVEGNRYYDFLSAYSAVNQGHCHPKIIAALTAQASKLTLTSRAFYNNVLGAYEEYITDLFGYDKVLPMNTGVEGGETACKLARKWAYTVKGVPQNQAKIIFAEGNFWGRTLAAISSSTDPSSYEGFGPYMPGFELVPYNDIPALEKALQDPNVAAFMVEPIQGEAGVVVPDQGYLTKIRELCTKHNVLWIADEVQTGLARTGRRLAVDHEEVRPDIVVLGKALSGGVYPVSAVLCDNEIMLTIKPGEHGSTYGGNPVACQVAIASLQVLEEEKLAENSQRMGELLRSELKKLPKDIVTTVRGKGLLNAVVIKETKDYNAWKVCLRLRDNGLLAKPTHGDIIRLAPPLIINEHELRECIDIIQRTILSF